A single region of the Kryptolebias marmoratus isolate JLee-2015 linkage group LG10, ASM164957v2, whole genome shotgun sequence genome encodes:
- the theg gene encoding theg spermatid protein codes for MATRTHQLALPKSNHLRHPDRRSVYWLDELPQQRSKSATTIELTPRWSDLARSKTFYNQVVISPIWEVSRWALRAVPSERLCVLAQPRAPAAGWQPARPLPSPLSSGAQTAVASSRVCQLAQAKKRREVQGASGYRPKPRPATHLPSKTSAHIELLAAPKQTHRKWEGARSVRWPVSRAARSCMATQRLVELARPKTRPALFEGHDPYAVSQAALSASPSPRIQELCLPLPRKCSSRE; via the exons ATGGCAACTCGAACGCATCAGCTCGCTCTGCCCAAATCCAACCACCTCAGACATCCCGATCG CCGATCTGTTTACTGGCTGGACGAACTGCCGCAGCAGAGGAGCAAATCCGCTACAACAATTG AGTTAACCCCTCGTTGGTCAGACTTAGCCCGAAGTAAAACGTTCTACAATCAAGTCGT AATCTCTCCCATATGGGAGGTGAGCCGGTGGGCCCTCAGGGCCGTGCCATCGGAGCGGTTGTGTGTTTTGGCTCAACCTCGGGCCCCTGCAGCCGGCTGGCAACCTgcgcgccctctgccgagccct TTGAGCAGCGGAGCGCAGACGGCCGTCGCCTCCTCGCGGGTCTGCCAGCTCGCCCAGGCGAAGAAGAGACGGGAGGTTCAGGGGGCGTCCGGCTACAGACCTAAACCTCGACCCGCGACCCACTTGCCGTCAAAGACGTCCGCGCACATCGAGCTACTCGCTG CCCCGAAGCAAACCCACCGCAAGTGGGAAGGAGCGCGCTCGGTGCGCTGGCCGGTCTCCAGAGCCGCCAGGAGCTGCATGGCCACGCAGAGGCTTGTCGAACTGGCCCGCCCTAAAACGAGGCCCGCTCTGTTCGAGGGTCACGACCCCTACGCTGTTAGCCAGGCGGCCCTCTCCGCCAGCCCGTCTCCTCGGATACAGGAGCTCTGTCTGCCTCTGCCTCGCAAATGTAGCTCGAGGGAGTGA